In Patescibacteria group bacterium, the DNA window AGTGAGATCTGTTGTACAAGTATATGTCCAGGTTTCTGAAACATTCAGCGTATCACTGCCATTAGTATCACCGGAAACATAAGTTACCGGGCTACACTTATTATCAACCACACTCACATTCGTTAAAGCCACTGTGCCAGGATTAGTGACGGTATAGGTGTAGGTTACTGGTCCGCCGCCATTAGGAATAGTGAATGTGTCGGGCGTTTTAACAACATGGATTAATGGTGGTGTTATAGGTACACCAACCACCACTGTAGCATTGGCCGTATCAGTGGTACTAAAACCATTAGCTTCACCTGTCGCCGTTACTGTATTGGTAAGAGTTTTTGCGACAGTTCTGGTACAATTATAGTTCCAAGTTTCCGTCAAATCAAGAATGTCATCACTATTAGCATCACCGGATACAAAGTCTACAGTATCACATTTATTATCAGTTACCATAACATTATTAATGGCGACTGTGCCAATATTTGTTACGGTATAATCGTAGGTCACTGAACCAGATCCATCCGGCAAAGCTAGCGGCGTAGGCACTTTTTCAACGCTAATTAATGGCGGAACTAGTGTTTCTGTCGGAGTGGGAGTTGTGGTCGTGGGAGGCACTACACAGGTTGCCCTGGTAATAACGTTGGTGTCTAAGGTCACCGCGCCATTGCGCGCTAATACTCTACCTTCTACAGCGGCACCAGTCGTGAGTGTAGCAGACGTTAAAGCCAAAATATTACCTTTGAAAGTGGAGTTGGCTCCTAGAGTCGCGGAACTGCCAACCTGCCAAAACACGTTACAGGCTTGGGCACCATTAGTGAGAACCACAACGCTAGAACCGCCTGTGATAAGCGTGGATGCTGTCTGAAAGATAAAGACCGCATCGGGGTTACCTTCAGCATCAAGCGTTAGAGTATTTGTTAATCCAAATGTACCGTTCGCTGAATTATAGATACCGGCGGTTTTTGTTGTTCCGCCAAGCTCCGTAGACACTGTCGACACCGGGGTTTGTCCAACGGCGTCATTGTAGGCTGTGATTAAATCAGTTTTCGCTTGCACAGCCGTTGTATCAGCCACATGTTGCGTCCCATTGAGTGTGCCAGGCGGAAAACCAGTGACCGAACTGCCTGGACTTAAACCCAGATCTCCGGTAATCACGCTCGAACCTGTATTTGTGACTGTAGAGCCCCCTAAAATAGCAAAATTATCAGTTGAACCAAGATCAACTGTCGTAACGGCTTGAACTTGATTCAATCCAATTAAATTAAATATAAAAACAGTAGCTAAAATAGCCACTGACAATTTTTTAAGTACTTTCATATTTTCCTCCTAAATATTATAAATTAAATAAAGTTAATGAACTCAATATTACTAGCGTTTAGTTTATCACCTTTATCAGAGCTAAGCTAGTACGAGACAACGCTCTGTTGATAACTGATTCAATATTGAATTTAGCTTATTACAGTTTACTACCTAGTATCACTCACGGTATTTTTATTAGTAATTATAG includes these proteins:
- a CDS encoding ice-binding family protein; its protein translation is MKVLKKLSVAILATVFIFNLIGLNQVQAVTTVDLGSTDNFAILGGSTVTNTGSSVITGDLGLSPGSSVTGFPPGTLNGTQHVADTTAVQAKTDLITAYNDAVGQTPVSTVSTELGGTTKTAGIYNSANGTFGLTNTLTLDAEGNPDAVFIFQTASTLITGGSSVVVLTNGAQACNVFWQVGSSATLGANSTFKGNILALTSATLTTGAAVEGRVLARNGAVTLDTNVITRATCVVPPTTTTPTPTETLVPPLISVEKVPTPLALPDGSGSVTYDYTVTNIGTVAINNVMVTDNKCDTVDFVSGDANSDDILDLTETWNYNCTRTVAKTLTNTVTATGEANGFSTTDTANATVVVGVPITPPLIHVVKTPDTFTIPNGGGPVTYTYTVTNPGTVALTNVSVVDNKCSPVTYVSGDTNGSDTLNVSETWTYTCTTDLTGITTNTATAEGSANGFTVIDFAVVTVAEGTADTNTNTNTNTNTDTTTNTNTDTNTDTTTNTNTNTNTDTTTNTNSTNSTNINHRIPDFPDTG